A genomic region of Papaver somniferum cultivar HN1 chromosome 7, ASM357369v1, whole genome shotgun sequence contains the following coding sequences:
- the LOC113295150 gene encoding uncharacterized protein LOC113295150 → MFTEKPQTLKEMRKMQEHFIALGEIQEESRDRGVQEASAAPESTSDDVQRRPEKRPSPPARVNGKKEWLAKGKRTRNEARTYTPLNAPLEEIFKEVEKMSDIIYPTSRGIQFEENKDHPEYCHYHQYRGHSTNNCREVKDIMQHLIRDGYLRQFVRHPAQTTAAPDALVHQVRIDRSTQFVNTISHSATQAYNLNPGIMSRIHKRDHNGKEIFSVAKALPMEPWMMRPIFFSAQDVPINGQAHSDPLVITLLIEELRVRRILVDSGSSVKVLLYDTFKRMELSDDILVPSTYRIYGFNGTVTIPKGEVTLRVSDGGGYLDTFTTFCVFDVASPYEAIIGRPWIAGIKGVASAYHQRL, encoded by the coding sequence ATGTTTACTGAAAAACCACAGAcattgaaagaaatgaggaaaatgcaagagCATTTCATCGCCCTAGGAGAAATTCAGGAGGAATCAAGGGATAGGGGAGTCCAAGAGGCTAGTGCCGCGCCCGAGTCGACATCGGACGATGTTCAACGTCGGCCCGAGAAGAGACCGAGCCCACCTGCGCGAGTAAATGGGAAGAAGGAATGGTTAGCTAAAGGAAAGAGGACGAGAAACGAGGCGAGAACATACACCCCTTTGAAtgctccactagaagaaatcttcaaagaggtcGAGAAAATgagtgacatcatatacccaACTTCAAGAGGGATACAGTTCGAGGAGAACAAGGATCACCCAGAGTATTGCCATTATCATCAATATCGAGGCCACTCTACAAATAACTGCCGAGAAGTAAAAGACATCATGCAACATCTTATTCGAGACGGTTACCTGAGACAGTTCGTCCGACACCCGGCCCAGACGACCGCAGCGCCCGATGCACTCGTCCACCAGGTAAGGATCGACAGATCCACGCAGTTTGTCAACACGATTTCACATTCGGCCACTCAAGCATACAATTTGAATCCTGGAATCATGTCTAGAATCCACAAGAGGGATCATAATGGGAAGGAAATTTTCAGTGTAGCAAAAGCTTTGCCGATGGAACCCTGGATGATGCGACCCATATTTTTCTCGGCTCAGGATGTCCCGATCAACGGCCAAGCTCACAGTGATCCCTTGGTTATCACCCTGCTGATTGAGGAATTGAgggtaagaaggatactagtGGATAGTGGGAGCTCAGTCAAAGTACTCTTATACGACACGTTCAAGAGGATGGAGTTGTCAGATGATATACTCGTCCCATCGACATATCGTATCTACGGTTTTAATGGGACCGTGACCATCCCAAAGGGCGAAGTAACCCTAAGGGTATCAGACGGAGGTGGTTACCTAGATACGTTTACTACATTCTGTGTGTTCGATGTCGCCTCTCCCTATGAAGCTATTATCGGGAGACCGTGGATCgcgggaatcaaaggagtggcatcgGCTTATCATCAGAGACTATGA